A section of the Carassius carassius chromosome 17, fCarCar2.1, whole genome shotgun sequence genome encodes:
- the prpf38a gene encoding pre-mRNA-splicing factor 38A — MANRTVKDANSIHGTNPQYLVEKIIRTRIYESKYWKEECFGLTAELVVDKAMELKYVGGVYGGNIKPTPFLCLTLKMLQIQPEKDIIVEFIKNEDFKYVRLLGAIYMRLTGTSVDCYKYLEPLYNDYRKIKSQNRNGEFELMHVDEFIDELLHAERMCDIILPRLQKRQVLEEAELLDARISALEEDLDEVETSDEEDEEEEKPERVQTAEPHRRSYRDMDRPRRSPSPRYRRSRSPRRRSRSPKRRSPSPRRERDRERHRSKSPRRHRSRSRDRRHRSKSPGHHRSHRHRSHSKSPESRSKKSHKRSRRGNE, encoded by the exons ATGGCTAATAGAACGGTAAAAGATGCCAATAGTATACATGGAACAAATCCTCAGTATCTTGTCGAGAAGATTATACGAACGCGTATTTATGAGTCCAAGTACTGGAAAGAGGAATGTTTTGGACTTACAG CTGAACTTGTCGTGGACAAAGCAATGGAACTGAAGTATGTTGGTGGTGTATATGGAGGAAACATCAAGCCTACTCCATTCTTATGTCTGACCCTAAAGATGCTGCAGATCCAGCCTGAAAAGGACATTATTGTGGAATTCATCAAGAATGAAGACTTCAA GTATGTCCGTTTGCTTGGAGCAATATATATGCGCCTGACTGGAACTTCTGTAGATTGCTACAAGTATTTAGAACCATTATACAATGACTACAGAAAGATTAAAAGCCAGAACAGAAATGGAG AGTTTGAGTTGATGCATGTTGATGAGTTTATAGATGAGCTGCTTCATGCAGAGCGAATGTGTGACATCATCCTCCCTAGACTTCAG aAGAGACAGGTTTTGGAGGAAGCTGAGCTGCTGGATGCTCGTATTAGTGCTCTGGAAGAAGATTTGGATGAGGTGGAAACCAGTgatgaagaggatgaggaagaagaGAAG CCAGAGAGAGTGCAGACAGCAGAGCCACACAGAAGGAGTTATAGAGATATGGACCGACCACGCAGGTCTCCTTCTCCACGCTACAGACGCAGCCGCTCACCCAGAAG ACGGAGCAGGTCACCTAAAAGACGaag TCCATCTCCCAGACGTGAGAGAGATCGGGAGCGTCATCGCAGCAAAAGTCCCCGCAGGCACCGCAGCAGATCCAGGGACAGGAGACATCGCTCCAAATCTCCAG GTCACCACAGAAGTCACCGGCATCGCAGTCACTCCAAGTCCCCAGAAAG TCGGTCAAAGAAGAGTCACAAGAGAAGTCGGAGAGGAAATGAGTGA